A single Primulina eburnea isolate SZY01 chromosome 11, ASM2296580v1, whole genome shotgun sequence DNA region contains:
- the LOC140805309 gene encoding protein NOI4-like — protein MTSHEKGRPLPKFGEWDVNNPASADGFTVIFAKARDEKKATGTAASMAAPSPPPPSMSQPHESDNDPRKKKWLCCF, from the exons ATGACGTCT CACGAGAAAGGTCGGCCTTTGCCGAAATTTGGGGAGTGGGACGTGAACAATCCGGCATCGGCTGATGGATTCACAGTCATATTTGCCAAGGCTAGGGATGAAAAGAAGGCAACCGGTACAGCCGCTAGCATGGCAGCACCCTCTCCACCGCCTCCCTCCATGTCTCAGCCACACGAATCAGATAATGACCCCCGCAAG AAAAAGTGGCTGTGTTGCTTCTGA
- the LOC140806348 gene encoding early nodulin-like protein 6, with translation MGSCFQFQVGDRAGWAVPHANQTDLYNEWASRERFKIGDTVRFKYKKDSVMEVNKTEYNECNSSRPNFFSNKGDTIYMLDRSGFFYFISGATGHCEKGQRMIIWVIGQDEDSTAKSHAAKNNALFAYALFLIMSAFRIFS, from the exons ATGGGGAGTTGCTTCCAGTTTCAGGTGGGCGACAGGGCTGGTTGGGCGGTGCCACACGCGAATCAGACCGACCTCTACAATGAATGGGCCTCGCGAGAGCGGTTCAAGATTGGCGACACCGTTC GTTTCAAATATAAGAAAGACTCGGTAATGGAAGTGAACAAGACCGAGTACAACGAATGCAATTCCAGCCGCCCCAATTTCTTCTCCAACAAGGGTGACACCATCTACATGCTGGACCGGTCGGGTTTCTTCTACTTCATAAGCGGGGCGACCGGGCACTGTGAGAAGGGGCAGCGGATGATCATTTGGGTTATCGGGCAAGACGAGGATTCCACTGCTAAGTCTCATGCTGCCAAGAACAATGCCCTTTTCGCGTATGCGCTGTTCTTGATCATGTCTGCTTTTCGGATTTTCTCATGA
- the LOC140806347 gene encoding uncharacterized protein, whose amino-acid sequence MFLKLNMQALSIWPSASESWSNCATPQLDFESYSSYNLVTGQKSLSIFRGLLCSSRGFRSRTAKTELKWRFLYVYPKSKVYSSLKSKSGSRGTSLSVAWALEEQEIGSSVTQVDLENSSDFSEEDSAQFVPEKLENGNSPCCVDNGGDKKNDDCPDNGDGYDGGNDLDVKLDDENNARVDVRALAWTLHSAKDADDVEKILKGKGDLPLQVYSSIIRGFGKDKKLTPAMALYDWLKRKGEEADSSLCPNLFIYNSLLGAMKQSGNFNDFEKVINDMSVNGMRPNVVTYNSLMGIYIEQGRESEALQLFKEMPQKGMSPSPATYSTVLYAYRRLEDGFGALSFFTDIIKKYKKGEIGKDSDEDWKSEFDKLENFTIRICYQVMRRWLVASENSSTEMLRLLIEMDKAGLQSDHAEYERLIWACTREEHFLVAKELYTRIREINSDISLSVCNHIIWLMGKAKKWWTALEIYEDLLDKGPKPNNLSYELMVSHFNVLLSAARKKGIWRWGVRLLNKMEEKGLKPGSREWNSVLVACSKASETAAAIEIFKRMVEQGEKPTIISYGALLSALEKGKLYDEAVRVWIHMTKVGIEPNLYAYTIMASIYAGQGKFNIVDSIIREMVTVGVDPTVVTFNAIISGCARNNLGSAGYEWFRRMEVQKITPNEITYEIVIEALANDAKPRLAYELHLRSQKEGLVLSTKAYDSVVRSARMYGATIDISNLGARPPERKKKVQIRKDLSGFCNLADVPRRSKPFNRKEIYKSQTEE is encoded by the coding sequence ATGTTTCTTAAACTCAATATGCAAGCTTTGAGCATTTGGCCTTCAGCAAGTGAATCTTGGTCCAATTGTGCCACACCCCAGTTggattttgaatcatattctaGTTATAATTTGGTTACAGGACAGAAAAGTTTGAGTATTTTCCGTGGCCTATTGTGTTCGTCGAGAGGCTTTAGAAGTAGAACTGCAAAGACTGAGTTGAAATGGAGGTTCTTATATGTGTACCCCAAAAGCAAAGTATATTCATCATTGAAGTCAAAGAGTGGTTCCCGTGGCACCTCTCTTTCTGTGGCATGGGCATTGGAGGAACAAGAAATTGGAAGTAGTGTTACCCAAGTAGATTTAGAGAACTCGAGTGATTTTTCGGAAGAAGACTCCGCACAATTTGTTCCCGAGAAATTAGAGAATGGGAACTCCCCTTGTTGTGTTGATAATGGTGGTGACAAAAAGAATGATGATTGTCCGGACAACGGTGATGGATATGATGGTGGAAATGATCTTGATGTGAAATTAGATGATGAGAATAATGCAAGGGTTGATGTTCGTGCATTGGCATGGACCTTACACTCAGCCAAAGATGCTGATGATGTGGAAAAAATTCTGAAGGGTAAGGGTGACCTCCCTCTTCAGGTTTATTCTTCGATAATAAGAGGTTTTGGCAAGGACAAGAAACTAACCCCAGCTATGGCCCTCTACGATTGGCTTAAGAGAAAGGGTGAAGAAGCTGATAGTTCTCTCTGTCCCAACTTATTTATATACAATAGCCTTTTGGGAGCGATGAAGCAATCTGGAAATTTCAATGACTTTGAAAAAGTCATAAATGATATGTCTGTAAATGGTATGCGTCCTAATGTTGTGACATACAACTCTTTAAtgggtatatatatagaacaaGGACGAGAATCGGAGGCCCTCCAACTTTTCAAGGAAATGCCACAGAAGGGAATGTCTCCATCTCCCGCAACTTATTCTACAGTTTTGTATGCATACCGTAGATTGGAAGACGGGTTTGGAGCATTGTCATTCTTCACcgatataataaaaaaatacaaaaaaggCGAAATTGGTAAGGATTCTGATGAAGACTGGAAAAGCGAGTTTGACAAGCTTGAGAACTTCACTATTCGAATCTGCTACCAAGTGATGCGGCGTTGGCTTGTGGCTAGTGAGAACTCAAGTACTGAGATGCTGAGACTACTAATAGAGATGGATAAGGCTGGCCTTCAGTCTGATCATGCTGAATACGAGCGCCTCATCTGGGCATGCACTCGTGAAGAGCATTTTCTTGTGGCTAAAGAATTGTATACTCGGATAAGAGAGATAAACTCTGACATAAGTTTATCTGTTTGTAATCACATCATTTGGCTCATGGGAAAGGCGAAAAAATGGTGGACCGCATTAGAAATTTATGAGGACTTGTTGGATAAAGGCCCTAAACCAAATAACTTGTCATATGAACTAATGGTCTCTCATTTTAATGTACTTCTATCTGCAGCTAGGAAAAAGGGAATTTGGAGATGGGGAGTAAGGTTGCTCAACAAAATGGAAGAGAAAGGCCTTAAACCAGGCAGCAGGGAGTGGAATTCTGTCCTTGTAGCCTGTTCCAAAGCTTCAGAAACTGCAGCTGCGATTGAGATATTCAAACGAATGGTGGAACAAGGCGAGAAGCCAACAATTATTTCTTATGGTGCATTGCTTAGTGCTCTTGAGAAAGGGAAACTATACGATGAGGCCGTTCGAGTCTGGATACATATGACTAAAGTGGGCATTGAACCGAACTTATATGCCTACACCATCATGGCTTCAATATATGCTGGACAGGGTAAATTCAATATAGTCGATTCCATAATACGTGAAATGGTTACTGTAGGGGTCGATCCTACAGTTGTCACATTCAATGCCATAATAAGTGGATGTGCTCGTAATAATCTTGGAAGTGCAGGATATGAATGGTTCAGGCGTATGGAAGTTCAGAAGATAACTCCCAACGAGATTACTTACGAAATAGTGATTGAGGCACTGGCGAACGATGCTAAACCAAGGCTGGCATACGAGTTGCATTTGAGGTCTCAGAAAGAGGGCCTTGTTCTGTCTACTAAGGCGTATGATTCAGTCGTCCGGTCTGCACGAATGTATGGTGCCACAATTGATATCAGCAACCTAGGTGCTCGGCCACCGGAGAGGAAGAAAAAAGTGCAGATTAGGAAGGATTTGTCTGGGTTCTGTAATCTTGCTGATGTTCCTAGGAGGAGCAAACCATTTAACAGGAAAGAAATTTATAAGTCACAGACTGAAGAATAA